GCAGCAACTGGCCGGGCAGCTGGCCGGGAAGCCGATGGGGGTGGAAATTTGCCTCCAGGAGCTCAAATCTGATAAGAGCGAGAGCACGCTCGTCCAGGAATTGAAAAACGACAAAAAAATAAAAAGCCTCAAGGACAAGATCAAGGGCAACGTGATTTCCGTTGAGAGCATCAAGGGAGGCAGTGATGCCTAAGATTCCCAACATCAACCAGATGCTGAGCATGGCCCAGAACATGGCCAAGCAAATGGAGGAACAGATGGACGCCGTGGCCGTCGAGGGAAGCTCCGGCGGCGGCATGGTAAGCGTCAAAATGGACGGACACAAGCGGGTGCAGTCCCTGCGCATCGCCCCGGAGGCGGTCGATCGTGCCGACATCGACATGCTGCAGGACCTGATCGTGGCGGCCATCAACGATGCGCAAGGCCAGGTCGAGGAAAAGCTGAAGAGCGGCCTGGGCGGAATGGGCGGCGGCCTGCCCGGCGGTTTCCCCTTCGGCGCCCTGTGAACGCCGCCGTCGCTCGCTGACGCGCATGGGTTGAACCATGATCGCTTACACCCCGCCGCTGGCGCAACTGATCGAAGAGCTGAAAAAAATTCCCGGCATCGGCCGCAAAACGGCCCAGCGCATCGCTTTTCATCTTTTCCGCACCGACAGGAAAAATGCCCTGGCCCTGGCCGAGGCCATCGTCCAGGCCCGTGAAAAAATCGTTTATTGCTCCATCTGCAACAATATCAGCGCCGTCAATCCCTGCGAAATCTGTTCCAACCCCGACCGC
The nucleotide sequence above comes from Candidatus Aminicenantes bacterium. Encoded proteins:
- a CDS encoding YbaB/EbfC family nucleoid-associated protein → MPKIPNINQMLSMAQNMAKQMEEQMDAVAVEGSSGGGMVSVKMDGHKRVQSLRIAPEAVDRADIDMLQDLIVAAINDAQGQVEEKLKSGLGGMGGGLPGGFPFGAL